The genomic region TATCGGATTTGGCAATTTCCCGGCTCGCGCGAACTCTTGAAGCTAAATCCTCTGCCAGAGCCGTTGCCTGAGAACGGAAGTACCCCTCCATTCCACTTTTCATGCTGCTCATCTGAAGTGCGGCTACGCCAAGTAATCCAATGGCTAACACCAAAACCGCAATCAGCACCTCGATCATGCTAAAGCCGCGTTGAGCGCGCCCGCTTACGCGAACAGGAAACGAAGAAAACTTAGTCTGTCTCATATGCTGCAACCCGATTCCAAATGCTCAACTTGGGTGCTCCCCGCTGGCGTAATGGTTACCACACGGCCCTTTTTGCTGTTCCCGCAAATTGTGATTGCTACTTCAGCGCCAACCACCCGTCTTCCAGTTGGCGAAAACTGCAGGGTGGCGTCATCATCATCTATGCCGATAGAAAGTGCGGGCGGCAAATCTTCAACCACACGAACCGTGTTGCCTTTGTCTACCGCCTCTTTTTCATCATCTTCACAGTCAGGAATATCTACTGGGCATTGCATCACGACATTGATCTCTTTGACTTTCCACCCCGATTGCCAGTTGGCACCGAGAGGTACAACTTCAATGGTGAAACCACGTTTAACGGCCTCACTTCGCGCCTGTGCCACGGACTCAACCATGGCATTGGCGGCGGAAGTAAGACGCGTGCTTTCAATTAAACTGGTAAGCATCGGCGCGGCTAGCACAGCCGTAATCGCGACCACGGCCATTACCACCAATAATTCAGCAATTGTGAAACCCTTGCTACGCATAGGCCCTCTCTCCCATCTTCAGGAATGTTTTAGCACTTGGGCAGAAATAAAAGCCAGAAAGCTCCGATAGGCATCCGCTGGCTTCCGACCAGCGGTTCTTCAAAGAATTAGAGTGTGAACGGGCTCACATTTGAACCAGGAGAATGGATTTAGCGGAGTTCCAGTGGCAGTGCGAAAGTGATGTTTTCGGTAACGCCCTGGGTTTCCTGAACGGCTGTACCGCCCATCAGCTTGATTTGCTCGATGACCTGTTTGACCAAGATTTCTGGCGCCGAGGCACCAGCGGTAACGCCGACCGCACTAGCATTGTCGAGCCAGTCGGGCTGAATGTCTTCCGGGCCGTCGATTAAGTAAGCCTTACAACCCTCTTTTTCGGCCAATTCGCGCAGACGGTTGGAGTTGGAGCTGTTGCGGGAGCCAACAACCAGCACCACATCAGCCTTGCCGGCCAGCTCACGCACGGCATCCTGGCGGTTTTGTGTGGCGTAGCAGATGTCGTCCTTGCGCGGGCCCTGGATATCGGGGAAACGCTTGCGCAGCGCAGCGATGATGTCGCGGGTTTCGTCGACAGACAGCGTTGTCTGGGTGACGTAATGCAGTGGGGTATCGGCTGGCACTTCAAGTTTGGTGACATCCGCTTCCGACTCGATCAGGTACATCTTGCCGGTAGAATTCAGATACTGACCCATCGTCCCCTCCACTTCCGGATGACCTTTATGGCCAATCAGGATGCAGGAGTCGCCTTTGCGGGCGATGCGGGCCACTTCCATATGGACCTTGGTGACCAGCGGACAGGTGGCGTCAAAAACCCGAAAACCACGGCTGGCAGCTTCATCACGTACCGCTTGTGAAACGCCATGGGCGCTGAAAATCACGGTCGCATCGGCCGGCACTTCCGATAGTTCTTCGACGAAAATCGCTCCCTTGCGCTTCAGATCCTCGACCACGAATCGGTTGTGCACGACTTCATGGCGCACATAAATTGGCGCACCGAATAGCTCCAGCGCCCGATTGACGATTTCGATTGCGCGATCGACACCGGCACAAAAACCGCGTGGGTTGGCAAGTACGATTTGCATGGCATTCACTCAAGGATTGATGGCGACAACTTCGACGGCAAACTGCAAGTCGTGGCCGGCCAAAGGGTGATTGAAATCAACGGTAATCGACTGCCCTTCGATAGCGGTGATCACACCTGGCATTTCACCGCCGGCGGGATTTTCAAAGGCAATGATACTACCGATGCTGAGGTCCATATCCGACGGGAACAGATGCCGCTCCATATGCTGGATCAGACCTTGCTGAAGCTCACCGAAGGCCTGCTCGGCGCTAACCTCAAAAGACTTCTTGTCACCGACCCGCAAACCGAGCAATTGTTCCTCAATCGCTGGCGAAAGGCTGTCGTCACCAAGCTGAAATCGAGTCGGTTTGCCGCCGCGGGTGGTTTCGGCAATGGAACCGTCTTTCAGTTTCAGTTCCAGATGCATCAGCACCAAATCATTAGCTTGAACCACTACGCTCACGACTCACCTTTCTTGTTGAATAAACTGTCGATAAACAACAACACAGCGCCACAAACAATGGCCGAATCGGCGATATTGAATGCGGGCCAGTGATAGCCCGCGGCATGCCAATCAATAAAGTCGACGACATGACCGTACAACAGACGATCATAAACATTACCAATGGCGCCGCCGAGGACCAGCGCCAGCGCAATCGCCAGCACGCGCTGCGATTTTTCCAGACGAAATAGCCAGACCAGCAATACGCAGGAAATGACAAACGTTAGCACGACGAAGAACCAGCGTTGCCAACCGCCTTGGTCAGCCAAGAAGCTGAAAGCCGCGCCGGTATTGAAGGCCAGTTTCAAATTGAAATGGGCCATCACTTCAACCGGTTGATACGGCTGTAAATGCGCCAATGCCAAATGCTTGGTCCACTGATCGAGAATCAACACCACAACGGTCAAAATGAGCCAGCGATAATTCGCCCAACCGCCAACTGCTTGCGACATCAGGCCACCTTCCGCTGTTCGCCAGCGCCGTCGACGTTTTCTATGCAGCGGCCGCAGAGTTCAGGATGTTTGCTGTCCGAACCGACATCGGCACGACGATGCCAGCAGCGCACACATTTTCCATGCGACGATTTCTGCAAGCGGATTTTCATCCCTTTCATTTCAGAGTCGAGTGCATCACTACCGGCCTCGGTCAAGGAATGATATGCCGCCTTTGAGGTAATCAACACAAAACGCAGTTCATCACCAAGCTTCGCCAAGATAGTCTGCATGCTTTGCTCAACATACAAATCGACCTCCGCTTCCAATGAGCCCCCCATGTCCATCGACTTACGCGCGTCCTCAATGGCTTTATTGACGGCCTCTTTCACTTCCAACACCGTTGCCCATTCCTGCGCGGAAATCACGTCGTCGGAATTGCGGAATAATTTGTCGTACCACTCAGCAGTAAATACGCATTCTTTTTGCTCTGGGATTGCCGCCCAGATCTCGTCGGCAGTAAACGACATAATCGGCGCAATCCAGCGAGCCAATGCCTGCACGATATGGAACAACGCGGTCTGGCAGGAAAGCTGGGCTGTCGAGCCTTTCTTGGCGGTGTACTGGCGATCTTTGATGATATCGAGATAGAACGCGCCCATTTCCACCGAGCAGAAATGGTGCACTTTCTGGGATACGTTCCAGAATTCGTACTTGTTGTAGGAATCAACGATCTCTTTCTGGTAACGCGCGGCACAATCAACGGCCCAGCGATCCAGTGGAAGCATATTTTCTGGTGCCAATAATTGTTCCGGCGAAAAGCCGCTCAAGTTGGCTAGCAAAAAGCGCGCGGTATTGCGGATACGACGATAGCTATCGGCGGTACGATTCAAAATTTCTTTCGATACCGCCATTTCACCACGATAGTCGGTCGATGCCACCCACAGGCGCAGCACATCGGCGCCCATTTGATCAATGACTTCCTGCGGCGCGACGACGTTGCCTTTCGACTTCGACATTTTCTCGCCTTTGCCATCGACAGTGAACCCATGCGTCAGCACCGCTTTGTACGGCGCGTGATGGTTGATCGACACGCCCGTCAACAGAGAGCTCTGAAACCAGCCGCGATGTTGATCGGAACCTTCCAGATACAAATCGGCTTGCTGACCCAGCTCCGGACGCATTGCGGTAACGCAAGCATGCGTTACACCGGAATCGAACCAGACATCAATGGTGTCGGAAAGCTTGACGTAATCTTCACTGCCTTCTTTCAGCAAATGTTCGATCGGCAAATCAAACCAGGCCTGGATGCCGTCCTTCTCCACTTCCTTGGCAACGACTTCCATCAGCTCCATAAATTGCGGATGCAGTTCCTGGGTAGTTTTGTGCACGATCAATGGAATCGGAATACCCCAGGTACGCTGGCGGGAAATACACCAATCTGGACGATTCTCGATCATCGCGTTGATACGGTTTTCACCCCACTCCGGCACCCACTGCACTTTCTTGATTTCAGCCAGCGCCGTTTCGCGCAAACCGTTCTGCTCCATTGAGATGAACCATTGCGGTGTGGCGCGGAAAATGATTGGCGTTTTGTGACGCCAGCAATGGGGGTAGGAATGCTTGAGCGCTTTGTGGCGCAGCATACGATGATGTGTTTGCAGATGTTCGATGATCGCTTCGTTGGCCTTGCTGACATGTTGGCCGCCAAATAACGGCAAATCGGCAGCGAATACGCCATTTGGTCCAACTTTGTGTTCAACCGACAAGTTGTATTTCAACCCGACGGCATAGTCTTCCTGACCGTGACCTGGTGCCGTATGTACACAACCGGTACCGGCTTCCAGCGAGACGTGATCGCCAAGAATGACTGGCACCTGTTGCGGATAGAACGGATGCTCAAGCATCAATCCCTCCAGCGCTTCGCCTTTGCCATAACCGAGTACGTGGTAGTGCTCAAAACCGAAACGCTCCATGCAATCTTTGATCAAGCCTTCGGCGACCACCAAACGCATGCGCTGACCGTCGCGCTCAACTTGAACCACCGCGTATTCGAGGTTGGCGTTCATCGCAACGGCTTTGTTGGCCGGCAATGTCCACGGCGTTGTCGTCCAGATCACCACCGACAAATCACCATGGCCTTCGTGCTCCGGCACACTGTGCAGGCGCTTGAATAATTCATCTTCATCGACGACCGGGAAGCAAACATCGATCGCTGGCGACACTTTGTCTTCGTATTCGACTTCCGCTTCCGCCAGAGCTGAGCCGCAATCACAGCACCAGTGCACCGGTTTGTAGCCTTTCAGCAAATGGCCATTGCTGATGATCTTTCCGAGCGCGCGAATGGCATCGGCTTCGAATTTGAAATCCATCGTTTTGTAGGGATTGAACCAATCACCCAAAACGCCCAAACGGATGAAATCCTTGCGCTGTGCATCGATTTGCGACTCGGCGTAATCGCGGCAATGCTGACGAAATTCACCGGTGCTGACTTTCTGTCCGGCCTTGCCGACTTTTTTCTCGACGTTCAATTCAATCGGCAAACCGTGGCAGTCCCAACCCGGTACATAAGGCGCATCGAAACCCGACATCGTTTTGCTTTTGACAACGATATCTTTCAACACTTTGTTGACCGCATGACCGATATGGATATTGCCGTTCGCGTACGGAGGGCCATCGTGCAGAATGAATTTTGGTTTGCCGGCGCGGGCTTGGCGAATGCGCTCGTACAGTTTGTCGTCGGTCCAGCGTTGCAGCATGCCCGGCTCGCGCTTGGCAAGATCCGCACGCATCGGAAAATCGGTCGTTGGCAGATTTAGTGTCGGTTTATAGTCTGTCATGGTTCAGCCTGGTTAACGATGCTTCATCGTTAGAAGCCATCTCAAAAATGCCTGGTGCTCGGCGATCTGCGCGAATGCGGTGCTCGGAAAAATTCGCCAGGAGCGAATTTTCGTGGAACCCGGAGGGTGAACCACATGGAAGTGGTGAACCATCCTCATTTACTACTAGTAAACTGCGGTTCCTCCGCTCCTATTCGCGCACCTCGCCTTCGCCCAGACTATTTTTTAGATGACTTCTAGTAAAAAAAATCAAGTCAAATTGAAAATCTGTTTGGCCCGGGCGCTGTCGACGCTGATTTGCGCTTTCAATGCATCCAGTCCGGAAAACTTTTGTTCGGCACGAATAAATTGCACCGGTTCAATGTCAATCACGCGTCCGTAAATATCGTCGGCGAAATTGAACAAATGCACTTCGCAGCGCGGTTCTTTGCCATCCACGGTTGGGCGAAAACCAATATTGGCAACGCCCAGCGTTTCCGGCATGCCCTCACCCATCACCTTGACCGCATAGACACCACTTAATGGCAATGTCTTGCGTTTCAAACGCAGATTTGCCGTTGGAAATCCGAGCAGGCGACCACGCTTATCACCGTGCGCCACCTTGCCGCTCAAACGATAAGGCCGGCCGAGCAATTGCGCCGCCAATTCAAACTGGCCATTGGCCAGCGCCAGACGCACCGCGGTACTGCTGACCCGAATGCCGTTGACGGTTACCGTATCACTGGCTTCGCAACTGAAGCGGCCATCGGCGCATAGCAGTTCGAAATCGCCCGCACGGCGGTGGCCGAAACGGAAATCGTCGCCGACCACCAAATGTTGCACGTTCAGCTCGTTAACCAGAATCCTGTCAATGAATTCGTTGGCACTCATCGCCGCCAAATCCTGATTGAACCGCAGCACCCGTACGATATCGACTCCGAGCAGCTCCAACGGCAGCAATTTTTCCCGCAACGTCATCAAACGCGCTGGCGGCTCATCAAGAAAAAATTCGGCGGGATGCGGTTCAAACAGAATGGCAACCGCCTTGGCTTGCATACGGTCGGCTTCGGCGCGAACTTGTTGCAACAATTGCCGGTGGCCAAGATGCACACCATCAAAATTGCCGATCGTGGCAACCGAGGCGGATTGCAGGCTGTGCGCACCGCGTTGACCACGAACCACTTTCATTGACGATTGCCCTCTACCACAGTCTGCACGGCCATTCAGGGGCTGGGAGTATAACCGCGAAGCTGGCTGATTCGCATGCCCATCAGCCATAGCATCGCGAAATAACTGGCCCCGCCGGCCGCAACGGTTTGCCCCGTAAAAAGGATACGCTGCCAATGGTCAGCGATAGCCCAAGCCTCATTGCCGGGGTGAACAAGGTAAATGACCACCGCCATCGCGGAGCACGCTGTACCGACTTTCAATAGCCAACTCCCCCAACCGGCTTGCGGTCGGTAAATACCGCGTTTGTACAGCATGCGGAACAGCAGCGTCGCATTCAGCGTGCTGGATAGCGTCGTCGCCAGCGCCAGGCCGAGATACTGCAATGGCCAAATCAGAATGGCGTTGGCGACCATATTAAAGGCCACCGCAATCAGCGCGAATTTGACAGGCGTTTTCGTATCTTGGCGGCCGAAGAAGCCGGTCGCCAGCACTTTGATCGACATGAATGACATCAGGCCTAGGCTGTAGAAAATCAGCGCATCAGCGATGTTGGCAGCATCCTGTACCGTGGTCGCGCCATGCTGAAAAAGCGTCAGCGCCAGACCATCAGCCAGCATACCCAACCCGATCATCGCCGGCAGGCCGATCAAGGTCAGGAATCTCAGCGCCCAATCGATCGTGCTTTGGAAGCTGGCGGCGTCCTCGCTGCTGTGCTGGCGCGACAGGCTTGGCAGAATCACCGTCGCAATGGCAATACCGAACAAGCCAAGCGGAAACTCCAGCAAACGATCGGCGTAATAAAGCCAGGAAACGCTGCCCTCCTCCAGAAAACTCAGGAAGATAACATCGAGCATCAGGCTGATTTGGGTAATGGAAACGCCAAACATTGCCGGCAGCATCAGCTTCAGAATGCGCTGCACGCCCTCATCTTTCCAACCCCAGACGGGCCGTGGCAAAAGCCCTTCACGCCAGAGGAACGGCAGATTGAATGCCAGTTGCACGACACCGGCAATCAGCACCGCCCAGGCCATTGCCACCGCCTGCCGGTCCAGTTCCGGCGCTACCCAGACGCCGGCGATAATCAGGCAGACGTTCAGGAATACCGGGGTAATGGCCGGCACGGCAAAGCGATTGCGGGTGTTCAACACCGAGCCGGCCAGCGCCGTCAGCGAAATGAATAGCAGGTAAGGGAAGGTGATGCGCAGCATGTAGACGGCCAGCTCAAACTTGACCGGGTCATCGCGAAAGCCTGGCGCATAAACGGTTGTCACCCATGGCGCGGCAATAAGCACCAGCACCGTCAAACCAAGCACAATCAGGCCCAATGTGCCGGCAACCTTATTGAGCAGTTGCAGCACTTCTTCTTGCGAGCGCTTCAGCTGATATTCGACAAAAACTGGCACAAACGCCTGAGCAAAGGCGCCTTCAGCGAACAGGCGTCTTAGAAAATTCGGGATTTTCTGTGCGACAAAGAACAAATCAGCACCCATGCCGGCGCCGAGCAGGTTGGCCAATACGACTTCGCGTACGAGACCCAGCACGCGGGAGATCAGCGTCATGGCGCTGACGATCACCCCGGATTTGAGCAGATGTTTGGCCATTGGCGTTATTTTTGGCGATATTTTGGCGACAAGGCCGCGCATGTTAACGGTTGCCTTGGCACCCGGCTATGGAAATGCTCGCCGGCAGCGGAAAAATTTGACTTCTGGCGAGAATTTCGGCATATTTCGCGCCCTTCCAAAGTTGGAACCCGAATTCTTTTTATTTCAGGAGTAGGACCTTGGCCAACATCAAGTCTGCCAAAAAGCGTGCGCGCCAATCCGAAGTCGCCCGCCAACGTAATGCCGCCCAGCGCTCGATGCTGCGCACATACATCAAGAAAGTACTGAAGGCGATCGAAAGCGGTGACAAAGCTGCTGCCCAGGCCGCGTTCACTGCTGCCCAGCCGATTATCGACACGGCTGCTGGCAAAAACCTGATTCACGCCAACAAGGCCGCTCGCCACAAGAGCCGTCTGTCGGCCCACATCAAAGCCATGGCCTAAGCCTAAGCTTGATGAAAAAACCCGGCGCTGCCGGGTTTTTTGTTGCCGGCAAAATGCCAAGAAAACAAAAAGCCCCTGTTTGGGGGCTTAGTTGAATCAATAGAAGTATTTTTTGTCACTCCTGCGTCGACCGGAATGACCATATTTCTGAACTGAATGGAATTGACCCGTTCAGGGATTTTTCGCTTACCGCTCATCCTCTTCTGGCGACTCGGCGTCCTCATCCAAGCCCCACTCATCGTCCCACTCTTCGATTTCATCCGGCGTTGGTTCCGGGCGAGCTTGATAGTCCCAGGGAATCTCCTGGGTCGGCACCGCTTTGCTGTCTTCTTCTTTCGGCAGGCTTTCCAGGTAATTCATGATGTCCCAGCACAGCGCTTCGGTGCCAAGCTTGTTCAAGCCGGAAATGCGGTAAACCGGGCCTGTCCAGGCCAAATCATCAATGATTTGCTGGCAGCGGACTTCGGCCTCTTCCTCGTCCAGCACATCAATCTTGTTCAATACCAACCAGCGTGGCTTTTCTGCCAGGGCCGGGCTGTATTTTTCCAGTTCCTCGACAATCGCCTTGGCGTTGTAAACCGGATCGGTTTCATCGATTGGCGCGATATCGACCAAATGCAGCAACACCCGGCAGCGCGACAAATGGCGCAGGAATTTATGGCCCAGACCAGCGCCTTCCGAGGCGCCTTCGATAACACCGGGAATGTCGGCAACGACGAAGCTGGACTGATCTTTCATGCGCACGACGCCGAGATTCGGCACCAGCGTCGTGAACGGATAATCGGCCACTTTCGGTTTCGCTGCCGATACGGCGCGAATGAATGTTGATTTACCGGCGTTTGGCATACCGAGCAAACCGACATCGGCCAACACTTGCAGCTCCAGCCGCAGATCACGCAAATCGCCAAGCTTGCCTTTAGTCGTTTGCCGTGGTGCCCGGTTGATCGAGGATTTGAAACGGGTGTTGCCGAGGCCATGCCAACCACCGCGAGCAACCATCAGGCGTTGGCCGTGTTTGGTCAGGTCGCCGATGATTTCGCCGGTGGTGTCGTCAAAAGCGCGGGTGCCAACCGGCACGCGCAAGGTAATGTCTTCGCCTTTACGGCCGGTGCAGTCGCGTGAGCCGCCATTTTCGCCACGCTCGGCGTCATAACGACGGACATAACGGTAATCGACGAGCGTATTGACCGAGTTGGTCGCTTCAAGGAATACCGAACCACCATCACCACCGTCACCTCCGTCCGGACCACCCCAGCGGATGTACTTTTCTTTGCGGAACGAGGCGCAGCCATTGCCGCCGTCGCCGGCTTTTACGGTAATGGTCACTTCATCGACGAACTTCATGGTGGTATTTCCAGGTGATTTCCGCTCAAGTGTAGCGGTTTGTGCAAGCTTCAAAAAAACAAAGCCCCGCATCGCGGGGCTTGGTCAGTCACACTCGTGATTAGTTCGAAACCGTCACGTACTTGCGGACCGGCTTGCCCTTCAGTTCGAAGGAAACTTTGCCATCGGTCAACGCAAACAGCGTATGGTCACGACCCATACCGACATTGGTGCCGGCGTGGAACTGGGTGCCGCGCTGGCGAACAATGATGTTGCCGGCTACGACGTCTTGGCCGCCATACACTTTGACGCCCAGACGTTTACTTTCGGAGTCACGACCGTTGCGGGAACTACCTACACCTTTCTTATGTGCCATGTTTCAACTCCTCGCTTAGGCCTTGATACCGGTAATCTTGACTTCAGTAAACCACTGACGGTGGCCCTGACGCTTCATGTGGTGCTTACGACGGCGGAACTTCAGGATATGCACTTTGTCAGCACGGCCGTGCTTGACGACTTCGGCTTCGACCTTGGCACCGGCAACATACGGCTGGCCAATTTTCAGGTCGCCATTGTTCTCTACCATCAGCACTTGATCGAATTCAACCTTGCCACCGGCTTCGGCTTCGATCAGTTCCAGGCGCAATACTTCGCCTTCTACTACGCGGTGTTGCTTGCCACCGCTTACGATAACTGCGTACATAAACGCTCCAATCTTTTTGTATCTCAAGCGACTTTCAGGCGGCCAGTCAGCATGACAAAGCGCTTTAATAGCCCAAAAGGGGCGCGAATTCTACTGTATTGGCCAGCTCGCCGCAAGCCATATGCTGCGCCGAACAATTTTGCCCTGATTTGACCGCGCGGGCTTGCGGCACGGGCGTTTGCCCCCTAGCATGGCGCCACCTTTTTACCTGCCCATCTGGTTTACACGAGCCTGACCGCATGGATATAGATGCAGTACGCGCTTTAGTAAAGGATGACATTGCGGCCACGGACGCCCTGATCCTCGAAAAACTCCAATCTGAAGTCGTACTGGTAAACCAGTTAGGCTATTACATCATCAATAGCGGTGGTAAGCGCCTGCGGCCGTTGTTGTTGTTGTTGGCGGCACGCGGCCTCGGCTATCAAGGCAAACACCACCACACCCTGGCTGCCGTCATTGAATTCATTCACACCGCGACCTTGCTGCACGATGATGTTGTCGATGCTTCCGACATGCGCCGTGGCCGGCAAACCGCCAATGCTGTGTTCGGCAACGAAGCCAGCGTGCTGGTCGGTGATTATCTCTATTCCCGCGCCTTCCAGATGATGGTCGAGGTCGGCGAAATGCGGGTCATGGACATTCTGTCGACGGCAACCAATGTCATCGCCGAGGGCGAAGTCATGCAGTTGATGAACTGCAACGACCCGGACACCACTGAACAGCGTTATTTCGACGTCATCACCTGCAAAACCGCGAAGCTATTTGAAGCCGCGTTGCAGCTATCTGCGGTACTGGCCAAACAGTCGCCGGAGGTAGAAGCGGCAATGGCGGGCTACGGCATGGAGCTGGGTATTGCCTTCCAGTTGATTGACGATGCGCTCGATTACAGCGGCGATAGCGGCGAGCTCGGCAAAAACGTCGGCGACGATTTGGCCGAAGGCAAACCAACGCTGCCGCTCATCCACGCGATGCGTCACGGCAAACCGGAACAGGTGGCGCTGATTCGCCAAGCGATTGAAAACGGTGGTACCGATCAGTTTGATGAAATTCGTCAAACCTTGAGTGAAACAGGAGCCATCGAATATACCGAACAGAAAGCTGAAAAAGCCGTTGCAAAAGCCAAATCGCTTCTCCAAAATATGCCTCCCTCGCCATACCGCGAGGCGCTGATTGCGGTAGCGGAATACGCGATTTCACGTCGCAGCTAACCGATAAAGCTTGTGATCGTCGGAGTGTAGCTCAGCTTGGTAGAGCACCACGTTCGGGACGTGGGGGCCGAAGGTTCGAATCCTTTCACTCCGACCAATTCACTTTTTGTGCTGAATTACCCGGTCAGCCGTTTATCAAGGTCGCTTTATGCGGCCTTTTTATTTTCTCGCATTATGATCAGCATTCGACTGATATAAATTGGACCGGCCATGCTCGAGCCCAGCCTGCTGGAGGCCTACCGACACACCGATTACTTCATCAATCTCGGCGCCGAACAGCTGTGCTTGCGCGTTGATGAACCCTACCCTGCTCTCGATTCCTTGCTGCGCACCTATCGGTGCAACTCCGCCGCATTGATCACGGCTGACAACCCATGCTCACAGCTGCTGACTGACGAGCAAAATCAACAACGTCGCCAGCAATTGGACACCGAATTGCAACAGCGACAATTTATCAGCTTTCAAGGTTTCAATCGGGCACCACACGGTGACTGGCCGGATGAACAGACGCGATTGGTGCTCGGCATTGATTACGTTAACGCTGAGACGCTCGCCCGCCAGTTTGAACAAAACGGCTTTCTGTTTTTCGAACCGCAAAAAGCCGTTCAGCTTTGCCTGGTGGATTTTTCCTGACGCCGGCGTTGTCGGCGAAAATACTGTTCGTTGGCATAAAATTCAGGATTGTCGTTTTCCGGCCACCATCCGGGAATGCCAAGCAACGGCAGTGGATACAAATCGGCCGGCGTCCAGTCTGCGGCCATTTCGCTGATAATTTTTGATAATTGCCGATCGATTTCGGCGCGCAAAATTGGCATCGGCTGTTGCAACAACCATGCATCGACCGGTACCACCAGTGCATGCGCGGTCAGACCGATATACGGCGAGCGCAGTTTATCCAGTGCACCGTGACCGAACATCAGCGCCTTCACCTGACGATGCCATTGTTGCCGCTGCGTCTGAAACAACGTCGGCCAATCCATCTGCATCAACGCGTCCGAAAGCGCCGGATAACTGCAGGCAAACACCACACCGCTTTCATCAAAAAGCGTCGCCGCATCGCGCCGGCTACCGCGCTGACTGCCACCGGATTTGGCCAGCAGATGCAAATCATTCAGCGCTTGCTTGCTATTCGGAAACACATTCCAGATCAGCGCGTTGAAATAATCATGCCAGTTGGCATACCGGGTAGGTACCGCGCCGGTGGCAGCAATGTGCTGTTCGTAGGAGACATCGCTAACTTCAGCAAAACGAATCGGCAGATGGGCAGCCGAGAGCTGCCGATAATACGGCTCAGCATCCGGCCAGTCAGACCAGGCCAGCGCTTCGACACAATCGGCGACAACCTCGAACGCCGGATGTTGACGCCAAAACTGCGCCCGCCAGTCAGAACTCTGCGCATTCTGCATCGAGATACCCAAAATATTTTTTCCACTAGCGGTTCGCGCCAGCGCGTATTTGAACGAAAATAGGATCTTACACGCCAGACGCCGGACTGAGCTGATGAATTTCCGCACGTTGATTGCGCCTGACGAGCTGCATACGCACTTATCTCACCCCGATCTGCGCCTGCTCGACTGCCGGCATCGGCTGACCGAGCCAGAATGGGGCCATCAACAATACTTGAGCGGTCATATTCCCGGTGCACTGTTCGCCCATCTCGATCGCGATTTATCTTCAGCGGTCATTTCTGGCAAAACTGGTCGCCATCCATTGCCGGCTATCAACACATTCGTCGATACACTGAACCGCTGGGGCGTTAGCAACACATCGATGGTTGTCGCCTATGACGACGCCGGTGGCGCTTATGCC from Permianibacter aggregans harbors:
- a CDS encoding DUF3293 domain-containing protein, which codes for MLEPSLLEAYRHTDYFINLGAEQLCLRVDEPYPALDSLLRTYRCNSAALITADNPCSQLLTDEQNQQRRQQLDTELQQRQFISFQGFNRAPHGDWPDEQTRLVLGIDYVNAETLARQFEQNGFLFFEPQKAVQLCLVDFS
- a CDS encoding DUF3025 domain-containing protein encodes the protein MQNAQSSDWRAQFWRQHPAFEVVADCVEALAWSDWPDAEPYYRQLSAAHLPIRFAEVSDVSYEQHIAATGAVPTRYANWHDYFNALIWNVFPNSKQALNDLHLLAKSGGSQRGSRRDAATLFDESGVVFACSYPALSDALMQMDWPTLFQTQRQQWHRQVKALMFGHGALDKLRSPYIGLTAHALVVPVDAWLLQQPMPILRAEIDRQLSKIISEMAADWTPADLYPLPLLGIPGWWPENDNPEFYANEQYFRRQRRRQEKSTRQS